From a region of the Erythrobacter neustonensis genome:
- a CDS encoding BLUF domain-containing protein, translated as MSETSAEHTGQDGWIACLTYKSLATAPPSEPELSTLVSKARTRNRMLNVTGMLIYERGAFLQTLEGPKDKLDTLWTSIKQDRRHEHIEILTEHIAPARLFSDWDLLLHSRNDNAAPVPKAASVAPPAIDAHIRKLRELALNADDVRINAFFASLQDEGWTSDAVVTLLIEPTARALGDAWLADECSEFDLTIGLSMMQLAGHAVRRHTSGSAIRNTQYKILLAVAPGEQHMLGTSILADQMTDAGWRVDMAFPDSDEALFNQLRAEHPDVVDIGLSDAMARPQALPRLRTTIDHSRLAASDHPTVISVGGRLFAEAAATAASVGADYARLTAAGASIRMAELVGMSRATKTANRQPGG; from the coding sequence ATGTCTGAGACTTCAGCAGAACATACCGGGCAAGACGGCTGGATCGCCTGCCTTACATACAAGAGCCTCGCGACCGCGCCGCCGAGCGAGCCCGAATTGAGCACGCTCGTCAGCAAAGCCCGGACGCGAAACCGGATGCTCAACGTCACCGGCATGCTGATCTACGAGCGCGGCGCGTTTCTGCAGACGCTGGAAGGGCCCAAGGACAAGCTCGATACCCTTTGGACGTCGATTAAACAGGATCGGCGTCACGAACATATCGAGATATTGACCGAGCATATCGCGCCGGCCCGGCTGTTTTCGGACTGGGACCTGCTGCTGCACAGCCGCAACGATAACGCAGCGCCTGTGCCGAAAGCCGCGTCCGTTGCACCGCCCGCCATCGACGCGCACATCAGGAAGCTGCGCGAACTGGCGCTCAACGCTGATGATGTGCGGATCAATGCTTTCTTCGCTTCGCTGCAGGACGAGGGTTGGACCAGCGACGCCGTCGTCACCCTGCTGATCGAACCTACCGCACGTGCGCTGGGGGATGCCTGGCTGGCAGACGAATGCAGCGAGTTCGATCTGACCATCGGTTTGAGCATGATGCAGCTGGCAGGGCATGCGGTGCGCCGGCACACCAGCGGCTCGGCAATCCGCAACACGCAATACAAGATCCTCCTCGCGGTCGCGCCGGGAGAGCAACACATGCTCGGCACATCAATCTTGGCCGATCAGATGACCGATGCCGGCTGGCGGGTCGACATGGCCTTTCCCGACAGCGACGAAGCGCTGTTCAACCAATTGCGCGCGGAGCACCCCGATGTGGTCGATATCGGTCTGTCCGATGCGATGGCGCGCCCGCAGGCCTTGCCCCGTCTGCGAACGACCATCGACCATTCGCGCCTCGCCGCTTCGGATCATCCGACAGTAATTTCTGTGGGCGGACGGCTGTTCGCCGAAGCCGCCGCGACGGCTGCGTCGGTCGGTGCCGATTATGCCCGGCTGACGGCTGCGGGGGCCAGCATTCGCATGGCCGAACTGGTGGGGATGAGCCGCGCAACAAAAACCGCGAACCGTCAGCCAGGCGGCTAG
- a CDS encoding isoprenylcysteine carboxyl methyltransferase family protein — MTLPYAIMIFITLQRISELFIARSNTKALMARGAVEYGRSHYPVMVLMHGSWLAVLWGTVGGRPVNLALLAVFAVLQAMRVWVLATLGRRWTTRIIVPHNEPPITGGPFRIMRHPNYFVVICEIAVVPMIFGLVWVAVLYSVLNAAMLWVRIRAENAAYCDVAA; from the coding sequence ATGACCCTTCCTTACGCCATCATGATCTTCATCACCTTGCAGCGCATTTCCGAGCTGTTCATTGCGCGGAGCAACACCAAGGCGCTGATGGCGCGGGGTGCTGTCGAATACGGACGGTCGCACTATCCGGTGATGGTGCTGATGCATGGATCCTGGCTTGCGGTGCTATGGGGCACGGTCGGCGGCCGGCCGGTCAATCTTGCGCTGCTGGCGGTTTTCGCCGTCCTGCAGGCCATGCGGGTGTGGGTGCTGGCGACATTGGGGCGGCGCTGGACTACGCGGATCATCGTGCCGCACAACGAACCGCCGATCACCGGCGGTCCCTTCCGGATCATGCGGCATCCCAATTACTTCGTCGTGATCTGCGAGATCGCGGTCGTGCCGATGATATTCGGCTTGGTCTGGGTGGCCGTGCTCTATTCGGTTCTGAATGCTGCGATGCTGTGGGTGCGCATCCGCGCAGAAAATGCCGCTTACTGCGACGTCGCCGCCTGA
- a CDS encoding type III polyketide synthase, protein MIPVSIHALATATPPNILDQATGAQVAERLLGAAFEDFGRLRSIYDNAGIEFRQLARPVDWYTEPRTIVERTEVYLEVALDLFVEAARKALAEAGIAASEVDTIVTVSSTGIATPSLEARALGTMGFRSDVARVPVFGLGCAGGVSGLGLAAKLAQAGKGSTVLFVTVELCSLALRTENVGKADIVSTALFADGAAACVIRPGDEGFALITGSGEKTWADTLDIMGWQMEPAGLGVVLNRAIPAFARREFRGAVEEMLAPQDIRIADVDRFICHPGGAKVVDAIEYALDLPQGILADEREVLRLHGNMSAPTALFVLDRVRKAGLPPLSVMTALGPGFTASTLTLRSAA, encoded by the coding sequence ATGATACCGGTAAGCATTCACGCGCTGGCTACAGCGACACCGCCAAACATCCTCGATCAGGCCACCGGCGCGCAGGTTGCGGAACGATTGCTTGGCGCAGCGTTCGAGGATTTCGGACGGTTGCGGTCAATCTACGACAATGCAGGTATCGAATTTCGCCAGCTTGCGCGTCCGGTCGACTGGTACACGGAACCGCGCACGATCGTCGAGCGCACCGAAGTCTATCTCGAAGTTGCGCTCGATCTGTTCGTCGAAGCGGCCCGCAAGGCACTGGCCGAAGCCGGCATTGCCGCAAGCGAGGTCGACACCATCGTCACCGTTTCGTCGACCGGCATTGCCACACCCAGCCTCGAAGCACGGGCGCTTGGCACAATGGGGTTCCGTAGCGATGTCGCACGGGTTCCCGTGTTCGGTCTGGGCTGTGCGGGCGGGGTTTCGGGCCTGGGGCTTGCGGCGAAGCTTGCGCAGGCGGGGAAGGGTTCAACCGTGCTGTTCGTCACGGTCGAACTTTGCAGTCTTGCGCTCAGGACCGAAAACGTCGGCAAGGCGGATATCGTCTCGACCGCATTGTTCGCAGACGGGGCGGCGGCATGTGTGATCCGTCCGGGGGATGAGGGGTTCGCCCTGATAACCGGAAGCGGCGAAAAGACGTGGGCAGATACGCTCGATATCATGGGCTGGCAGATGGAGCCTGCCGGGCTGGGGGTAGTGCTCAACCGCGCGATCCCGGCCTTTGCCCGCCGGGAGTTCCGCGGCGCGGTCGAAGAAATGCTTGCCCCGCAGGATATCCGGATCGCCGATGTTGACCGGTTCATCTGCCATCCGGGCGGTGCGAAGGTCGTTGACGCAATCGAATATGCGCTCGATCTGCCGCAAGGTATCCTGGCGGATGAGCGCGAGGTGCTGCGCCTGCATGGCAACATGTCGGCGCCGACCGCTCTTTTTGTGCTCGACCGGGTGCGCAAGGCCGGGCTTCCGCCGCTGTCGGTGATGACCGCGCTTGGCCCCGGCTTTACTGCCAGCACCCTGACCTTGCGGAGTGCAGCATGA